In a genomic window of Zingiber officinale cultivar Zhangliang chromosome 9B, Zo_v1.1, whole genome shotgun sequence:
- the LOC122023696 gene encoding malate dehydrogenase, glyoxysomal-like isoform X2: protein MQQNDEATRRMATLSAHLHPPSLQGVPPLRRENCRAKGGAPGFKVAILGAAGGIGQPLSLLMKMNPLVSVLHLYDVVNSPGVTADVSHMDTGAVVRGFLGAPQLENALTGMDIVIIPAGIPRKPGMTRDDLFKINAGIVRTLCEGVAKCCPKAIVNLISNPVNSTVPIAAEVFKKAGTYDPKRLLGVTTLDVVRANTFVAEVLGIDPREVDVPVIGGHSGVTILPLLSQVKPASSFTSEEINYLTNRIQNGGTEVVEAKAGAGSATLSMAYAAAKFADACLRGLRGDAGIVECTFVASQVTELPFFATKVRLGRGGAEEIFPIGPLSEYERVGLEKAKNELAGSIDKGVSFIRK, encoded by the exons ATGCAGCAAAACGATGAGGCGACTCGAAGAATGGCCACGCTCTCCGCGCACCTCCATCCGCCCAGCCTCCAG GGAGTTCCGCCATTGAGACGGGAGAATTGCCGGGCAAAAGGAGGAGCGCCAGGATTCAAAGTAGCAATTTTAGGTGCTGCTGGAGGAATTGGACAGCCCCTTTCCTTGCTCATGAAGATGAATCCTCTGGTTTCTGTTCTCCACCTCTACGATGTTGTGAATTCGCCTGGTGTCACAGCTGATGTTAGTCACATGGATACTGGTGCTGTG GTGCGTGGCTTCTTAGGTGCACCTCAATTGGAGAATGCACTTACTGGAATGGATATTGTCATCATTCCTGCTGGTATCCCCAGAAAGCCTGGAATGACGAGGGAtgatctcttcaaaatcaatgcTGGAATTGTTAGAACACTTTGCGAAGGGGTGGCTAAATGCTGTCCCAAGGCAATTGTGAACTTGATCAGCAATCCAGTGAATTCTACTGTTCCTATCGCAGCAGAAGTTTTCAAGAAAGCTGGGACATATGATCCAAAGCGACTGCTGGGAGTGACAACTCTTGATGTAGTCAGAGCTAATACTTTCGTG GCTGAAGTCTTGGGGATTGATCCAAGGGAGGTCGATGTACCTGTCATTGGTGGTCACTCAGGAGTTACTATATTACCTCTTCTGTCACAG GTTAAACCTGCATCTTCTTTCACCTCAGAAGAGATTAACTATCTCACTAATCGAATTCAGAATGGTGGAACTGAAGTTGTCGAG GCCAAAGCTGGAGCTGGTTCCGCGACACTTTCCATG GCATATGCAGCTGCTAAATTTGCAGATGCCTGCCTGAGGGGATTGAGAGGCGATGCTGGAATTGTGGAATGCACATTTGTTGCCTCACAG GTGACAGAACTTCCCTTCTTTGCAACAAAGGTACGATTAGGTAGAGGAGGAGCTGAAGAAATCTTCCCTATTGGACCACTTAGTGAATACGAAAG GGTTGGCTTGGAGAAGGCGAAAAATGAGTTGGCAGGAAGCATTGACAAGGGAGTTTCTTTCATAAGGAAATGA
- the LOC122023696 gene encoding malate dehydrogenase, glyoxysomal-like isoform X1, producing the protein MQQNDEATRRMATLSAHLHPPSLQMQGVPPLRRENCRAKGGAPGFKVAILGAAGGIGQPLSLLMKMNPLVSVLHLYDVVNSPGVTADVSHMDTGAVVRGFLGAPQLENALTGMDIVIIPAGIPRKPGMTRDDLFKINAGIVRTLCEGVAKCCPKAIVNLISNPVNSTVPIAAEVFKKAGTYDPKRLLGVTTLDVVRANTFVAEVLGIDPREVDVPVIGGHSGVTILPLLSQVKPASSFTSEEINYLTNRIQNGGTEVVEAKAGAGSATLSMAYAAAKFADACLRGLRGDAGIVECTFVASQVTELPFFATKVRLGRGGAEEIFPIGPLSEYERVGLEKAKNELAGSIDKGVSFIRK; encoded by the exons ATGCAGCAAAACGATGAGGCGACTCGAAGAATGGCCACGCTCTCCGCGCACCTCCATCCGCCCAGCCTCCAG ATGCAGGGAGTTCCGCCATTGAGACGGGAGAATTGCCGGGCAAAAGGAGGAGCGCCAGGATTCAAAGTAGCAATTTTAGGTGCTGCTGGAGGAATTGGACAGCCCCTTTCCTTGCTCATGAAGATGAATCCTCTGGTTTCTGTTCTCCACCTCTACGATGTTGTGAATTCGCCTGGTGTCACAGCTGATGTTAGTCACATGGATACTGGTGCTGTG GTGCGTGGCTTCTTAGGTGCACCTCAATTGGAGAATGCACTTACTGGAATGGATATTGTCATCATTCCTGCTGGTATCCCCAGAAAGCCTGGAATGACGAGGGAtgatctcttcaaaatcaatgcTGGAATTGTTAGAACACTTTGCGAAGGGGTGGCTAAATGCTGTCCCAAGGCAATTGTGAACTTGATCAGCAATCCAGTGAATTCTACTGTTCCTATCGCAGCAGAAGTTTTCAAGAAAGCTGGGACATATGATCCAAAGCGACTGCTGGGAGTGACAACTCTTGATGTAGTCAGAGCTAATACTTTCGTG GCTGAAGTCTTGGGGATTGATCCAAGGGAGGTCGATGTACCTGTCATTGGTGGTCACTCAGGAGTTACTATATTACCTCTTCTGTCACAG GTTAAACCTGCATCTTCTTTCACCTCAGAAGAGATTAACTATCTCACTAATCGAATTCAGAATGGTGGAACTGAAGTTGTCGAG GCCAAAGCTGGAGCTGGTTCCGCGACACTTTCCATG GCATATGCAGCTGCTAAATTTGCAGATGCCTGCCTGAGGGGATTGAGAGGCGATGCTGGAATTGTGGAATGCACATTTGTTGCCTCACAG GTGACAGAACTTCCCTTCTTTGCAACAAAGGTACGATTAGGTAGAGGAGGAGCTGAAGAAATCTTCCCTATTGGACCACTTAGTGAATACGAAAG GGTTGGCTTGGAGAAGGCGAAAAATGAGTTGGCAGGAAGCATTGACAAGGGAGTTTCTTTCATAAGGAAATGA
- the LOC122025173 gene encoding peptidyl-prolyl cis-trans isomerase CYP95-like isoform X1 codes for MGKKNNPIVFLDVEINAEATRRMVFVLFADIAPKTAENFRALCTGEMGNGPNTGKPLHYKGSIFHRIIRGFMAQGGDFSRRDGTGGESIYGGKFADENFMLKHDSPGLLSMANAGRGTNGSQFFITFKAAHHLDGKHVVFGKLISGHETLRNMENVDVDGDRPVVPVKIVNCGELKENVTVMHENDKKKNTKSKQFKDASSDQNHEELEQGQHKKSSKGKRKRKRKRYYSTESDSLSETDTESSDTDSDSDSYTSSVSNISSSSNDARYRRKKHSRVGKHKRGKRKRDRKQEKRRRRHERKQRRKHKRKLENESETGSGKSDDHGDHKGHVVKPKISSHVSDGKQSPLLVKRDTTANDEGVIPEKPHREMTKFQKENGELQSNGIAESKSDNDMDQLAGSEDLSKKARRATTSPNRSRSKSMSISPRSPSQSQSLSPRRSVSRSPPRRDLSGSPIRITQRSTSRSSPQKSISRSPSIQKIDGSRTINKIPADQCRSRSRSRSRSASRSPVRSTQQINPSGNLGRSPIRISLNRSRTQEKQSSTSRKSGKLLQHRSSSRSPVKARRSVGRSPARSISRSRSPVQTQTRRSSRSQGSPVRSPVSNRRRSLSRSVSPEGSPKRVRRGRGFSQQYSFARRYRTPSPDRSPIRLHRFGGRNDRDRFSSYRSYHNRSPPRRYRSPRGRTPTRYRSRRSRSRSVSRSPVGYRGRKRGGHSISPARSRSPPRDSIRPGKQKSVSRSRSPSGSRSRSKSKSKSESRSRSSPETPSPKPVGKDQSSSPPSSSDGKRLVSYGDASPDSDPPK; via the exons ATGGGAAAAAAGAACAACCCTATTGTTTTCCTAGACGTAGAGATCAATGCGGAAGCAACTCGTAGAATGGTGTTTGTG CTTTTTGCTGACATTGCTCCTAAGACAGCTGAAAACTTTCGAGCACTCTGCACAG GTGAAATGGGAAATGGGCCTAATACTGGGAAGCCTTTGCATTACAAGGGTTCAATTTTTCATCGCATCATTAGGGGCTTTATGGCACAA GGTGGTGACTTTTCAAGACGTGATG GAACTGGCGGTGAGAGCATATATGGTGGCAAATTTGCAG ATGAAAATTTTATGCTAAAGCATGATAGTCCTGGTCTTCTGTCGATGGCAAATGCTGGAAGGGGCACTAATGGCTCTCAGTTTTTTATTACATTCAAGGCGGCTCATCATCTTGATGG GAAGCATGTTGTTTTTGGAAAGCTCATTTCTGGTCATGAGACCTTGAGGAACATGGAGAATGTTGATGTTGATGGTGATAGACCTGTTGTTCCTGTGAAGATTGTCAACTGCGGAGAGCTTAAGGAGAATGTGACAGTAATGCACGAAAATG acaagaagaaaaataccaaATCAAAACAATTTAAGGATGCCTCTTCAGACCAGAATCAcgaagaattggagcaaggacAACACAAAAAGTCTTCTAAAGGGAAAAGGAAGAGAAAGCGAAAAAGATATTATTCAACTGAATCTGATAGCTTATCAGAGACAGACACTGAATCCTCAGACACCGATAGTGATTCTGATTCTTACACATCGTCTGTGTCCAATATCAGCAGCTCAAGTAATGATGCACGATACAGAAGGAAGAAACATTCTAGAGTAGGCAAGCACAAGCGTGGGAAAAGAAAAAGGGATAGAAAGCAGGAAAAACGACGCAGAAGGCATGAGAGGAAACAAAGACGCAAGCACAAAAG GAAATTGGAGAATGAATCTGAAACAGGGAGTGGAAAAAGTGATGACCATGGAGATCATAAGGGTCATGTGGTCAAGCCCAAGATCTCTTCACATGTGTCTG ATGGTAAGCAATCACCCTTGCTTGTCAAGAGAGACACCACTGCCAATGACGAAGGAGTTATACCAGAGAAACCTCATAGAGAAATGACCAAGTTCCAAAAAGAAAATGGAGAGCTCCAGAGCAATGGTATTGCTGAATCGAAGTCTGACAACGATATGGATCAGCTCGCGGGTTCAGAAGATCTTTCAAAGAAAGCTAG AAGGGCAACCACGAGCCCAAATCGGTCGAGGTCCAAGAGTATGAGTATAAGTCCAAGAAGCCCTAGTCAAAGCCAAAGTCTGAGCCCCAGAAGATCAGTGAGCCGGAGCCCTCCCAGGAGAGATCTTAGTGGAAGTCCTATCCGTATAACCCAAAGAAGCACAAGTAGAAGCTCACCTCAGAAAAGCATAAGCAGAAGTCCATCTATACAAAAAATTGATGGAAGTCGAACTATCAACAAAATTCCAGCTGACCAgtgcagaagcagaagcagaagcagaagcagaagtgCAAGTAGAAGCCCAGTAAGGTCCACACAGCAGATAAATCCAAGTGGGAACCTAGGAAGGTCTCCTATTCGAATAAGCTTGAACAGAAGTCGGACACAGGAAAAACAAAGCAGCACCAGTCGAAAATCAGGAAAGTTGCTGCAGCACAGAAGCAGTAGCAGGAGCCCAGTGAAGGCTAGGAGAAGTGTAGGCCGCAGCCCTGCACGGTCTATCAGTAGAAGTCGAAGCCCTGTACAGACCCAGACACGAAGAAGCAGCAGGAGCCAAGGGAGTCCTGTTCGCTCACCAGTATCCAATCGTCGTAGGAGCTTGTCGAGAAGTGTTTCCCCTGAGGGTTCTCCTAAACGGGTTAGAAGGGGCAGAGGTTTCAGTCAGCAATACTCTTTTGCTAGGAGATACAGAACTCCATCTCCTGATCGTTCTCCAATTAGATTACATCGCTTTGGTGGAAGAAATGACCGTGATAG GTTTTCAAGCTACAGAAGCTACCACAACCGATCTCCTCCTAGACGTTATAGGAGCCCTAGAGGAAGAACTCCTACAAG GTACAGAAGTCGGAGGAGTCGTTCTCGAAGCGTATCCCGCAGCCCTGTCGGCTACCGTGGTCGAAAAAGAGGTGGTCATAGCATTAGCCCAGCTCGCAGCCGTTCACCACCCCGAGACAGCATTCGCCCTGGGAAACAGAAATCAGTCTCACGAAGCAGAAGCCCATCTGGATCAAGGTCCAggtccaaatccaaatccaaatcagAGTCGCGGTCTCGCTCTTCTCCGGAGACTCCCTCCCCAAAGCCTGTCGGCAAAGACCAGTCAAGCTCACCTCCCAGCAGTTCTGATGGCAAAAGGTTGGTTTCATACGGTGATGCCTCCCCTGACTCCGACCCCCCGAAATAG
- the LOC122025173 gene encoding peptidyl-prolyl cis-trans isomerase CYP95-like isoform X2, with protein MLKHDSPGLLSMANAGRGTNGSQFFITFKAAHHLDGKHVVFGKLISGHETLRNMENVDVDGDRPVVPVKIVNCGELKENVTVMHENDKKKNTKSKQFKDASSDQNHEELEQGQHKKSSKGKRKRKRKRYYSTESDSLSETDTESSDTDSDSDSYTSSVSNISSSSNDARYRRKKHSRVGKHKRGKRKRDRKQEKRRRRHERKQRRKHKRKLENESETGSGKSDDHGDHKGHVVKPKISSHVSDGKQSPLLVKRDTTANDEGVIPEKPHREMTKFQKENGELQSNGIAESKSDNDMDQLAGSEDLSKKARRATTSPNRSRSKSMSISPRSPSQSQSLSPRRSVSRSPPRRDLSGSPIRITQRSTSRSSPQKSISRSPSIQKIDGSRTINKIPADQCRSRSRSRSRSASRSPVRSTQQINPSGNLGRSPIRISLNRSRTQEKQSSTSRKSGKLLQHRSSSRSPVKARRSVGRSPARSISRSRSPVQTQTRRSSRSQGSPVRSPVSNRRRSLSRSVSPEGSPKRVRRGRGFSQQYSFARRYRTPSPDRSPIRLHRFGGRNDRDRFSSYRSYHNRSPPRRYRSPRGRTPTRYRSRRSRSRSVSRSPVGYRGRKRGGHSISPARSRSPPRDSIRPGKQKSVSRSRSPSGSRSRSKSKSKSESRSRSSPETPSPKPVGKDQSSSPPSSSDGKRLVSYGDASPDSDPPK; from the exons ATGCTAAAGCATGATAGTCCTGGTCTTCTGTCGATGGCAAATGCTGGAAGGGGCACTAATGGCTCTCAGTTTTTTATTACATTCAAGGCGGCTCATCATCTTGATGG GAAGCATGTTGTTTTTGGAAAGCTCATTTCTGGTCATGAGACCTTGAGGAACATGGAGAATGTTGATGTTGATGGTGATAGACCTGTTGTTCCTGTGAAGATTGTCAACTGCGGAGAGCTTAAGGAGAATGTGACAGTAATGCACGAAAATG acaagaagaaaaataccaaATCAAAACAATTTAAGGATGCCTCTTCAGACCAGAATCAcgaagaattggagcaaggacAACACAAAAAGTCTTCTAAAGGGAAAAGGAAGAGAAAGCGAAAAAGATATTATTCAACTGAATCTGATAGCTTATCAGAGACAGACACTGAATCCTCAGACACCGATAGTGATTCTGATTCTTACACATCGTCTGTGTCCAATATCAGCAGCTCAAGTAATGATGCACGATACAGAAGGAAGAAACATTCTAGAGTAGGCAAGCACAAGCGTGGGAAAAGAAAAAGGGATAGAAAGCAGGAAAAACGACGCAGAAGGCATGAGAGGAAACAAAGACGCAAGCACAAAAG GAAATTGGAGAATGAATCTGAAACAGGGAGTGGAAAAAGTGATGACCATGGAGATCATAAGGGTCATGTGGTCAAGCCCAAGATCTCTTCACATGTGTCTG ATGGTAAGCAATCACCCTTGCTTGTCAAGAGAGACACCACTGCCAATGACGAAGGAGTTATACCAGAGAAACCTCATAGAGAAATGACCAAGTTCCAAAAAGAAAATGGAGAGCTCCAGAGCAATGGTATTGCTGAATCGAAGTCTGACAACGATATGGATCAGCTCGCGGGTTCAGAAGATCTTTCAAAGAAAGCTAG AAGGGCAACCACGAGCCCAAATCGGTCGAGGTCCAAGAGTATGAGTATAAGTCCAAGAAGCCCTAGTCAAAGCCAAAGTCTGAGCCCCAGAAGATCAGTGAGCCGGAGCCCTCCCAGGAGAGATCTTAGTGGAAGTCCTATCCGTATAACCCAAAGAAGCACAAGTAGAAGCTCACCTCAGAAAAGCATAAGCAGAAGTCCATCTATACAAAAAATTGATGGAAGTCGAACTATCAACAAAATTCCAGCTGACCAgtgcagaagcagaagcagaagcagaagcagaagtgCAAGTAGAAGCCCAGTAAGGTCCACACAGCAGATAAATCCAAGTGGGAACCTAGGAAGGTCTCCTATTCGAATAAGCTTGAACAGAAGTCGGACACAGGAAAAACAAAGCAGCACCAGTCGAAAATCAGGAAAGTTGCTGCAGCACAGAAGCAGTAGCAGGAGCCCAGTGAAGGCTAGGAGAAGTGTAGGCCGCAGCCCTGCACGGTCTATCAGTAGAAGTCGAAGCCCTGTACAGACCCAGACACGAAGAAGCAGCAGGAGCCAAGGGAGTCCTGTTCGCTCACCAGTATCCAATCGTCGTAGGAGCTTGTCGAGAAGTGTTTCCCCTGAGGGTTCTCCTAAACGGGTTAGAAGGGGCAGAGGTTTCAGTCAGCAATACTCTTTTGCTAGGAGATACAGAACTCCATCTCCTGATCGTTCTCCAATTAGATTACATCGCTTTGGTGGAAGAAATGACCGTGATAG GTTTTCAAGCTACAGAAGCTACCACAACCGATCTCCTCCTAGACGTTATAGGAGCCCTAGAGGAAGAACTCCTACAAG GTACAGAAGTCGGAGGAGTCGTTCTCGAAGCGTATCCCGCAGCCCTGTCGGCTACCGTGGTCGAAAAAGAGGTGGTCATAGCATTAGCCCAGCTCGCAGCCGTTCACCACCCCGAGACAGCATTCGCCCTGGGAAACAGAAATCAGTCTCACGAAGCAGAAGCCCATCTGGATCAAGGTCCAggtccaaatccaaatccaaatcagAGTCGCGGTCTCGCTCTTCTCCGGAGACTCCCTCCCCAAAGCCTGTCGGCAAAGACCAGTCAAGCTCACCTCCCAGCAGTTCTGATGGCAAAAGGTTGGTTTCATACGGTGATGCCTCCCCTGACTCCGACCCCCCGAAATAG